The Candidatus Izemoplasma sp. genome has a window encoding:
- a CDS encoding RNA methyltransferase translates to MKITSVNNKTIKEVTKLHQKKYRDQAKQFICEGYHLYEEAKAHGIVKHIYTTDETIKGQNVTYVSKHVLEKLANTKRPQGVVTVCKMLENTNLSDKVLLCDHVQDPGNLGTLIRSALAFGFETIVLEESVDIYNDKVLRSTQGAFFQMNIITQNILEFINSHSDYYYIGTALSNQQLTDITHSEKVGIIVGNEGSGISKEILEKTNINVTIPIQKIDSLNVGVAGSIVMHFISDFT, encoded by the coding sequence ATGAAAATAACAAGTGTAAACAATAAAACAATTAAAGAAGTGACCAAACTTCATCAAAAAAAGTATCGAGATCAAGCAAAACAGTTCATTTGTGAAGGCTATCATTTATACGAAGAAGCGAAAGCGCATGGGATAGTAAAGCACATTTATACTACTGATGAAACGATTAAAGGACAAAATGTGACCTATGTTAGTAAACATGTGCTTGAAAAACTTGCGAATACCAAACGTCCGCAAGGAGTGGTTACGGTCTGTAAGATGTTAGAGAACACTAATCTATCTGATAAAGTTTTGTTATGTGACCATGTTCAAGATCCTGGTAACTTAGGAACGTTAATTCGAAGTGCACTAGCTTTTGGGTTTGAAACGATTGTCTTAGAAGAATCTGTAGATATCTATAATGATAAAGTATTGAGAAGTACACAAGGGGCGTTCTTTCAAATGAATATCATCACACAAAATATCTTGGAATTCATCAATAGCCATTCGGACTATTACTACATAGGAACCGCGTTATCTAACCAACAATTAACGGATATAACCCACTCAGAAAAGGTTGGTATTATCGTTGGTAATGAAGGGTCGGGTATTTCAAAAGAGATTCTTGAAAAAACGAACATTAATGTCACAATTCCAATTCAAAAAATTGATAGTTTAAATGTCGGGGTCGCAGGCAGTATTGTGATGCACTTTATCAGCGATTTTACTTGA
- the nusA gene encoding transcription termination factor NusA, with product MIRKDFFKALEILAQERGIEKEKILDIFARGLLNAYKKEHQTSDNARIEFNEDKNEILLVAEYTVVDEVENPGEISLKDARKKRKTIKIGDTLKVKEKPNEFGRIAVSSVKQILTQGLKQLERERQYEIFKAKENEMINTKVVSYNRDFVTLDLGQNMETSLPRKELLKTDDVSEGARLRVYITKVDMTTKGPKVFVSRTDKNLVKRLVEQVCPEVQDGTVEIMGLARDPGDRAKIAVYSHDENVDPVGSVVGYKGARIKEVLDALQGEKIDVYEWSPDPIELILNALEPAKIVAVNPNKKKKFAHVIVKDKDLTSAIGSGGQNAKLAAQSSGWKIEIKSISQAKEDGIRYRRIDIDDEEE from the coding sequence ATGATTCGTAAAGATTTTTTCAAAGCACTTGAGATACTTGCCCAAGAACGTGGGATTGAAAAAGAAAAAATATTAGACATCTTTGCAAGAGGGTTATTAAACGCGTATAAGAAAGAACATCAAACCAGTGATAATGCACGTATTGAATTTAATGAAGACAAAAATGAAATTTTACTCGTCGCAGAATATACTGTTGTTGATGAAGTAGAAAATCCTGGCGAAATTAGTTTGAAAGACGCCCGCAAAAAACGTAAAACAATTAAAATTGGTGACACGTTAAAAGTTAAAGAAAAACCCAATGAATTTGGTCGTATTGCGGTTTCGAGTGTAAAGCAAATTTTAACACAAGGATTAAAGCAACTAGAACGAGAACGTCAATACGAAATCTTTAAAGCTAAAGAAAACGAAATGATTAATACAAAAGTTGTTAGTTATAATCGTGATTTTGTCACCTTAGATTTAGGGCAAAACATGGAGACAAGCTTACCAAGAAAAGAACTGCTTAAAACAGATGATGTTTCCGAAGGAGCACGTTTAAGAGTGTATATCACAAAAGTTGACATGACAACCAAAGGACCAAAAGTATTTGTTTCACGGACCGATAAAAACTTAGTGAAACGATTGGTTGAACAAGTCTGTCCAGAAGTGCAAGATGGTACTGTTGAAATTATGGGCTTAGCTCGTGATCCTGGAGACCGTGCTAAAATTGCAGTCTATTCTCATGATGAAAACGTTGATCCTGTAGGGTCAGTTGTTGGATACAAAGGAGCACGTATTAAAGAAGTTTTAGATGCGTTACAAGGTGAAAAAATTGATGTTTATGAATGGTCACCTGATCCAATTGAATTGATATTAAATGCTTTGGAGCCGGCTAAAATTGTTGCCGTTAACCCAAATAAGAAAAAGAAATTTGCTCACGTCATTGTTAAAGACAAAGATTTAACGTCTGCTATTGGGAGTGGTGGACAAAATGCCAAACTTGCTGCGCAATCGAGTGGATGGAAGATTGAAATTAAGTCAATATCTCAGGCGAAAGAAGATGGTATTCGTTACCGTCGCATTGATATAGATGATGAAGAAGAATAG
- a CDS encoding ribosomal L7Ae/L30e/S12e/Gadd45 family protein: MDKVLSLLGLAKRAGKLVIGEKNVLDALKELQQPVIFLGQDAGSNIKDKVNKKAHHYKLVLCTKYSKKELSQAVGTQNHAMMMVLDKGFNDAIKKEL, encoded by the coding sequence ATGGATAAAGTCTTATCGTTATTAGGATTAGCCAAACGCGCAGGGAAACTTGTGATTGGTGAAAAAAATGTATTAGATGCGTTAAAAGAGTTACAACAACCCGTAATCTTTTTAGGACAAGATGCGGGTAGTAATATCAAGGATAAGGTCAACAAAAAAGCGCATCATTACAAGTTGGTTCTGTGTACTAAATATTCTAAAAAAGAGTTATCACAGGCAGTTGGTACACAAAATCATGCAATGATGATGGTGCTTGATAAGGGGTTTAACGATGCTATAAAAAAGGAATTATGA
- the rbfA gene encoding 30S ribosome-binding factor RbfA — protein sequence MSKVEHLQTDIQRQLSKIYQTDVKDDRIGFITITAVKLTNDYSHLTVYYTILGDDEKKKEARRALEHSKKYVRTLLAQRVHMRKSPQIHFKYDESLEYGNRIERGLKKVLPDDDE from the coding sequence ATGAGTAAAGTAGAACATCTACAAACCGACATTCAACGTCAACTTTCAAAAATTTATCAAACCGATGTTAAAGATGATCGGATTGGATTTATTACCATTACAGCCGTAAAATTAACAAATGATTATAGTCATTTAACTGTCTACTATACCATTTTAGGTGATGATGAGAAAAAGAAAGAAGCACGCCGTGCATTAGAACATTCTAAAAAATATGTTAGAACCTTGTTAGCGCAACGGGTTCATATGCGCAAAAGCCCTCAGATTCATTTCAAATACGATGAATCACTTGAGTATGGTAACCGCATTGAACGTGGACTGAAAAAAGTGTTACCGGATGATGACGAATAA
- a CDS encoding MATE family efflux transporter: MSVDDKKRYLILKDPNIYKGLILLAFPLMLNNLIRTLHDLIDMYFVSKIDGYASEAITSIGVTFPITFTYISLGMGLSVAGTALISQLYGSSQFERSREYATHLVMIALIIGLVMNVLGFFLASPIMHLMGAEGFTLENSIGYLRIRAFELPFLFLFFAFTAIRQSSGDTITPVILGVVAMVLNTILSPIMIVDQLDIFQNVTVFNRSLAFTINGFDLGVRGASLATVIANVVIMPFAFVLLLKSKTGIHIYSRYLKPNIDIVKEIISTAIPASFGQAITAIGFGVLNGFILSYGEETAAAFNIGNRIASMFLHPVMAIGGVLSAYIGQNIGNLNPKRAKETFYKGLRLSLVLMTSMAVIGFFVREPMAKIFLADNPFALDLAVTYMYYLFIGLPLMAIFQTYIGVYNGNGKTHLTFWLGIIRLWGIRIPLILAFKNLTDLGSSGIWYAMLSSNIIIAVIGFFLYKLYITFEPKVQIKPTIA; this comes from the coding sequence ATGAGTGTCGATGATAAAAAACGTTACTTAATTTTAAAAGATCCCAATATTTACAAAGGACTCATTTTACTAGCATTTCCACTAATGCTAAACAATTTAATTAGAACTTTACATGATTTAATTGACATGTATTTCGTATCCAAAATTGATGGGTACGCATCTGAAGCTATTACCTCTATTGGCGTAACATTTCCAATTACATTTACCTATATATCATTAGGGATGGGGCTCAGTGTTGCAGGGACTGCATTAATTAGTCAGTTATATGGCTCTAGCCAATTTGAAAGAAGTCGTGAATACGCAACGCATCTGGTTATGATTGCGTTAATAATTGGACTCGTAATGAATGTCCTTGGTTTCTTTCTAGCAAGTCCAATTATGCATTTAATGGGTGCGGAAGGATTCACATTAGAAAACAGTATAGGGTATTTACGCATACGTGCATTTGAACTCCCATTTCTATTTCTATTTTTTGCCTTTACTGCCATTAGACAAAGTAGTGGTGATACGATAACACCCGTTATCTTGGGGGTTGTCGCAATGGTTTTAAACACCATACTATCTCCGATTATGATTGTTGACCAGCTTGACATTTTTCAAAATGTCACGGTGTTCAATAGATCACTTGCTTTTACAATAAACGGATTTGATTTAGGTGTTCGCGGAGCCTCGTTAGCCACTGTCATTGCCAATGTTGTGATTATGCCATTTGCGTTTGTGTTGTTGCTAAAATCTAAGACAGGTATTCATATTTACAGTCGCTATTTAAAACCGAATATTGATATTGTGAAAGAGATTATTTCAACCGCAATCCCCGCATCCTTTGGCCAAGCTATTACAGCGATTGGATTTGGTGTTTTAAATGGTTTCATTTTATCATATGGTGAAGAAACCGCCGCAGCTTTTAACATTGGGAACCGTATAGCTAGTATGTTCTTACATCCTGTTATGGCTATAGGTGGCGTACTTAGTGCTTATATTGGACAAAATATTGGTAATTTAAATCCTAAAAGAGCAAAAGAAACCTTTTATAAAGGTTTACGCTTAAGTCTTGTATTAATGACATCAATGGCTGTAATTGGATTCTTTGTAAGAGAACCCATGGCAAAAATTTTCCTTGCCGATAACCCGTTTGCACTAGACTTGGCTGTCACTTATATGTATTACTTGTTTATAGGGTTACCATTAATGGCGATTTTCCAAACCTATATTGGTGTTTATAACGGAAATGGTAAAACACATTTGACATTCTGGCTCGGAATCATTCGCTTATGGGGTATCCGGATTCCTTTAATCTTAGCCTTCAAAAATCTTACCGATCTCGGAAGTAGTGGTATCTGGTATGCAATGTTAAGTAGTAATATCATTATCGCAGTCATTGGATTCTTCTTATATAAACTCTATATTACATTCGAACCGAAAGTCCAAATCAAACCTACAATCGCGTAA
- a CDS encoding YlxR family protein, which yields MKKNRKVPLRTCVITQERLPKQHLLRVVKTKDGNIFVDETQKANGRGAYVKRDVSVIKKAQKNKRLNKHLNTEVPDEIYETLLNMVD from the coding sequence ATGAAGAAGAATAGAAAAGTTCCACTTAGAACGTGTGTTATCACACAAGAACGTCTTCCAAAACAGCATTTATTGCGTGTTGTAAAAACAAAAGATGGCAACATTTTTGTTGATGAAACACAAAAAGCCAATGGACGTGGCGCATATGTCAAACGTGATGTTTCAGTGATTAAAAAAGCACAAAAGAATAAGCGTTTAAATAAACATCTCAACACAGAGGTACCAGATGAGATCTACGAGACATTGCTAAACATGGTAGATTGA
- the infB gene encoding translation initiation factor IF-2: MSKSIKKQKKEDTRLSNLPTDKETDSNILYYEDGMTVAEVAEGLDVAVGDVIKTLMNLGIMANQNQTVDRETIELVALEFGKELKDAQITDVSRFDEMKIVDDEKDLEERPAVVTIMGHVDHGKTTLLDTIRNTRVTEGEAGGITQHIGAYQVKKNNRLITFIDTPGHAAFTEMRARGAQVTDITILVVAADDGVMPQTKEAIDHAKAAEVPIIVAINKIDMVGANPDRVKQELSEYNLIPEEWGGETIFCELSALTGEGVDNLLEMIQLTAEMEQFKANPNRFASGTVIESQLTKGRGPVATLLVKNGTLKVGDNFVVGNTYGRVRAMVDEMNQPLEAAAPSKAVEVIGLDDVPQAGDSFMVLEDEKQVRTVAEERAHRAWQEERGVGRAMTLEEMFKDYDDGKTKELRIIIKGDTHGSIEALKASIEQINVEGTKIDVIRSSVGTITDTDVTLAVASGAIIVGFNVRPPAKVRENAKEKGIDIRLYNIIYKALDEIEQALTGMLDPVYEEVVTGEAEVRDTFKISKVGTIAGCYVTSGTIERNSLVRVIRDGIVVFEGKMASLKRFKDDVKEVRSGFECGIMIERFNDIKVGDVIEASVEREVKRT, from the coding sequence ATGAGTAAATCCATCAAAAAGCAAAAGAAAGAGGATACAAGATTATCGAATCTTCCTACAGATAAAGAAACAGATTCAAATATATTATATTATGAAGATGGTATGACGGTTGCTGAAGTTGCTGAAGGATTAGATGTAGCTGTTGGTGATGTTATTAAAACATTAATGAACTTAGGTATAATGGCAAATCAAAACCAAACAGTTGATCGTGAAACGATTGAACTTGTGGCACTCGAATTCGGTAAAGAGTTAAAAGATGCACAAATTACAGACGTTTCTCGTTTTGATGAAATGAAAATCGTTGATGATGAAAAAGATCTCGAAGAACGCCCAGCGGTTGTTACAATTATGGGGCACGTAGATCATGGTAAAACAACATTATTAGATACGATTAGAAATACACGTGTAACGGAAGGTGAAGCAGGCGGAATTACCCAACATATTGGGGCATACCAAGTAAAAAAGAATAATCGTTTAATTACGTTTATTGATACACCAGGACATGCGGCATTTACAGAGATGCGTGCCCGTGGTGCACAAGTAACGGATATTACCATTTTAGTGGTTGCCGCAGATGATGGGGTCATGCCACAAACTAAAGAAGCAATCGATCATGCGAAGGCTGCTGAAGTACCAATCATTGTCGCTATTAACAAAATTGATATGGTTGGGGCAAATCCTGATCGTGTAAAACAAGAATTATCTGAATATAATTTAATCCCAGAAGAATGGGGAGGAGAAACCATTTTTTGTGAACTCTCTGCCCTAACCGGTGAAGGTGTTGATAATCTATTAGAGATGATTCAACTTACCGCCGAAATGGAACAATTTAAAGCAAACCCTAACCGCTTTGCCTCAGGGACAGTGATTGAATCACAACTGACTAAAGGACGTGGACCAGTCGCAACATTATTGGTAAAAAACGGAACTTTAAAAGTCGGAGATAATTTTGTTGTTGGAAATACGTATGGACGTGTTCGCGCAATGGTTGATGAAATGAATCAACCATTAGAAGCAGCAGCACCATCAAAAGCTGTTGAGGTTATTGGCCTCGATGATGTCCCCCAAGCTGGTGACTCGTTTATGGTCTTAGAAGATGAAAAACAAGTGCGTACTGTGGCAGAAGAACGCGCACATAGAGCATGGCAAGAAGAACGTGGTGTTGGTCGTGCAATGACATTAGAAGAAATGTTTAAAGACTATGATGATGGGAAAACAAAAGAACTTCGCATTATCATCAAAGGAGACACACACGGGAGTATTGAAGCTTTAAAAGCATCCATTGAACAAATCAATGTTGAAGGAACTAAAATTGATGTGATTCGTTCAAGTGTTGGAACCATTACCGATACCGATGTAACGCTTGCTGTTGCAAGTGGGGCAATTATTGTTGGTTTCAATGTCCGTCCACCAGCAAAAGTACGTGAAAATGCGAAAGAAAAAGGTATTGACATCCGACTTTATAACATCATCTATAAAGCCTTAGATGAGATAGAACAAGCTTTAACAGGTATGTTAGATCCAGTATATGAAGAAGTGGTAACCGGAGAAGCAGAAGTTAGAGATACATTCAAAATCTCTAAAGTCGGTACAATCGCAGGATGTTATGTGACAAGCGGAACTATTGAACGGAATAGTTTAGTGCGTGTCATTCGAGATGGAATCGTTGTATTTGAAGGTAAAATGGCATCATTAAAACGGTTTAAAGATGACGTGAAAGAAGTCAGAAGTGGATTTGAATGTGGTATTATGATTGAACGATTCAACGATATTAAAGTTGGCGATGTCATCGAAGCATCAGTCGAACGTGAAGTGAAACGTACATAA
- a CDS encoding rhodanese-like domain-containing protein, translated as MTRLFSMVSVVIMVLTLAACNSQEYTDISNEELKTMLANEKYQFVDVRTSEEFYTERIPGFTYNIDYYMLVEDYSLLDRLDKDVPVVIMCNSGNRSADAAEIFVDQGFETVYNLENGIVEWDGETE; from the coding sequence ATGACACGATTATTTAGTATGGTATCAGTGGTGATTATGGTATTGACATTAGCAGCATGCAACAGTCAAGAATACACAGATATTTCCAATGAAGAACTTAAAACCATGTTAGCAAATGAGAAGTATCAGTTTGTTGATGTTAGAACGAGTGAAGAGTTTTATACAGAACGGATTCCAGGGTTTACCTATAATATTGATTATTATATGCTGGTTGAAGACTACAGTTTACTCGATCGATTAGATAAAGATGTTCCAGTTGTTATTATGTGTAATAGTGGTAATCGAAGTGCCGATGCCGCAGAGATATTTGTTGACCAAGGATTTGAAACCGTCTACAACCTTGAAAACGGAATTGTAGAGTGGGACGGAGAAACAGAGTAA